Proteins from a single region of Gossypium arboreum isolate Shixiya-1 chromosome 1, ASM2569848v2, whole genome shotgun sequence:
- the LOC108481683 gene encoding uncharacterized protein LOC108481683: protein MDQRMERLEKMQRDMQDQLQGQMQKQLANIQQDMREQMQETQNNMISQLAQLLARERKKGKSIAVNSGNCNEDLVYPPGFALKNTRAQPDMYPQRVSVTIRPQYQAGASAPMNFPTGLGSNPGDNPTNPVVPDLDDVTEIKKTRVDLPKKLEDRCRWLEEKFKVIETADYHYGVDAKDLSMVPNLVLPPKFKTPEFEKYNETSCPNTHITMFCRRMTGYVNNNQLLIHCFQGSLIGSAAKWYN from the coding sequence ATGGATCAAAGAATGGAAAGATTAGAAAAAATGCAAAGAGATATGCAAGATCAATTACAAGGGCAGATGCAAAAGCAATTAGCCAATATACAACAAGACATGAGGGAACAAATGCAAGAAACCCAGAACAATATGATAAGCCAATTAGCGCAGTTGCTGGCTAGGGAACGCAAGAAAGGGAAGAGCATTGCGGTTAACTCGGGGAATTGTAATGAAGACCTTGTCTATCCTCCAGGCTTTGCCCTGAAAAACACTCGAGCACAACCAGATATGTACCCACAGAGGGTGTCGGTCACCATCAGACCCCAATATCAGGCTGGTGCCTCAGCACCGATGAACTTTCCAACAGGCTTGGGCTCCAATCCAGGGGATAATCCAACTAATCCCGTTGTTCCGGACCTCGATGATGTGACAGAAATAAAAAAGACAAGAGTAGATCTGCCAAAAAAACTTGAGGACAGGTGTAGATGGCTCGAAGAGAAATTCAAAGTAATAGAGACCGCTGACTACCATTACGGGGTTGACGCTAAGGATTTGAGTATGGTCCCAAATCTGGTGCtcccaccaaaatttaaaactccggagtttgaaaagtacaacgagACTAGCTGCCCCAACACTCACATCACAATGTTTTGTCGAAGGATGACAGGATACGTTAATAATAATCAGTTATTAATCCACTGCTTCCAAGGCAGTCTAATAGGGTCTGCAGCCAAATGGTACAACTAG